Genomic segment of Primulina tabacum isolate GXHZ01 chromosome 11, ASM2559414v2, whole genome shotgun sequence:
AAGCTGtaagtttttcatattttctctCTATCTGCGTCCCTTACTTCTTCAATTCCATCTTCGCTGGGGGATCATTTGAAATGAGTTTTCGACTCTTGATTTACGGGTCTTGGAATCAACTTTTTTTTTAACCAATTCCTACCAAAGATTTATGGTTTCCTTGCCGTTTTTCGATTTTTGTAATCTTGATTGATATTAGTACTTGGGTCGGGTGGTATATTAGTTGCTTGCGTGATTTCGTGAAGAAAAACCAAGAAAAAATAtggtaaaatttttaaaaatacaaaagccTTTGATACAGAAATAAAAGATATAGTTTCATTCTGTTCTTAGAACATTATTATGAAATTCACTAAAACAAATTGATTTTCCATCCGAAAATCTTCCCAACGTTTGATGTATCTGATTTAGTTAACACAGTCGATCACAAATAGATTAGTTTTGCTTATTTCGATTGCATGAATGAGACGATGATCGTATACGTACTTGCAGGTGTCGAGGTGATCATTATCTTGTTCAGTGAGTATATATAACAAACTTCAAATTCGTCGTCGAGGTTTACGCATCAGTACATCGATAAAGACTTTCTTTTGCCGGAAGAATGGAAAGGTTTGATATATAGTTTGTAAACTAGCactttttattatgttttatttctCATTCATCCAATTGAGATCACGAGCATTGCGCGCAGGTACAATTTTGTCGAGGAAGTTGGCAGTGGTTCGTATGGAAATGTTTGGAAGGCTGTGAGTAAGCAATCTGGTGAAGTGGTAGGTGTCACTATATTTTGGATTTCAAAGTTAAACTTCTGAACAGCCGAACATTTAATCCATAACATGATGCACAGGTTGCTATCAAGAAGCTGAAAACAAAATATCGTTCGTGGGAACAGTGCATGAACCTGAGAGAAGTCAAGGTTGGCGATTTGTTTCTTTCTTTGTTTATCATCGGATTTTTTCATTTTGTTCGGCGTGACTTATTGGTTTTCTTCTTGGCAGACGCTGAGAGCAATGAACCATTCAAATATAATAAAGCTCAAAGAAGTTATCCTGGAATATGGTGacttatattttgtttttgaatacaTGGTAGATTAACACACATTATTATTAATTCCCTGTCTTTATTTGCTTTGCTTCCTGTTTACGATCTTTTGTCTTTCAGGACTGCAATCTACTTCAAGTGAtgaacaacagccgaaaacgaTTTTCTGAACCTGAAGTGAGAATATGGTGCTTCCAAGTATTTGAAGGTCTTGCACACATGCATCAACGTGGATACTTCCATCGTGACCTCAAGCCAGGTTAACTAACTGTAGTCTTCATCAAGCTCTGTTAGTTAGTTTATCAATTGGATGAAGTCTGTCAAGTATGTAAAATCTAGTGTTGAATTGCCTTTGTAATGTTTGGTCAAAACATCTTGTTCATTTATTTTGACAGAAAACTTGTTGGCATCAAAAGATATCATAAAAATTGCAGATCTTGGTATGGCCCGTGAGATTGATTCTCACCCTCTATTTACAGATTATGTCACAACACGCTGGTGAGTAGTTGCTGTTAATTCTCTCATGTAAATAACTACTTGCGATTTTTCTTGTCACTCAACCTGGTTTTATCTTGCAGGTATCGGGCCCCTGAAGTTCTACTCGGTTCTCCAACTTACGGTCCGCCAGTCGGTACGTATACGACACAAATTAGTTGATGATATATAAATTTGTTTTCTCCTTTTGACATTATATTTTCTTTCTACTTGGTAGACATGTGGGCTATGGGTGCTATAATGGCTGAACTGTTTACTCTTCGCGTTTTGTTTCCGGGCTCAAGGTACGTACATTCGTCGTCCTCCTTTGAAGATAATGGTGTGCTAGCTCGTTGGAACATATTTTCTTGTCTGGTTTGCAGCGATAGAATTCATGATTTACCTCTCAAGGTTTTGGCCTTTTTAAAACATTGAATATTTTAATGCAGTGAAGCAGACCAACTTCATAAAATAAGTTGCATAATAGGGAGTCCGACCAAGAATGAATGGCCGGAGGGCCTTGAACTCGCCAAAGCCATGAATTACAACTTTCCGCAGGTGAGTGTTTGATTGGCTCCCTaacactatttttttttttatgtactgtacgtatatttttaaaattttatatgtaTTAGGTTTCCGGTGTCCTCCTTTCGGCATCGATGCCGGGTGTTAGCAAGGACGCGATTGATCTTATTAAAGTAAGACAAACTTTtttgatatcatatttgttTTTAAGATCATATTTCTCAATCTCACAAGTTTTTCCCCGCTAAATATATATAGTCTCTTTGTTCTTGGAATCCATCCAAGAGGCCGACGGCGATAGAGGCTCTCAAACACCCTTTTTTCCAGGTTTagtttcgttttttttttaaaaaatttatcctAAAAACtatttaaattctaaatttaaaaCCAAGTTTGATATCTTCTCGACAACATTATATTGCAGAGTCGCTGCTTCGTCCGACCATTTTTAAGCTATTCAGATGTTCTTCAAAGTTCACCTCATCCCGCGGGTATTGAAGACCACCACATTATCATGGTGTAGGCGGTTGGATAGACTTGTCAGATGTTATATATAATGATTTGGATAGAATTAACATTTATATAGTCTGTGTTTTTGTCTTTAAAAATGGGAATTGGTTGTCTTTGTTTAAATATAGATTATCTAGAAAAATTTTGTAATTCAATTCGTGGACAGTTAAATCATGAATTGTAATATTAATTGATTGGAATTTGCATAGAAAAATGATTGTGTAAATGTAGAAATTATAAACCAGAGTCAACTTAGCAACAAGTGAAATATTAAAACTGACAATGCTATaacttacaaaaataaaatcgtgtgtgtatatatacagATAATACGTATATATAGAAAACAATCGATGAAGAAAGCATAAGATTAATAATTATGACTTTCTAGAACATTGgtaaatgattaattaaaaaaaacaagtgGAGATTAAAGTTTTTGCCTATAATGATCATGATTAAGAAACTTCTTTCATTATATAAAGTCCATTTTAATAAGCAGACATCATAAATTGATTGGCAAAGGTGTTGAGATTTTATTCTGTCTCTGTTAGTTTCCCACCATAGTTTCACGTGCACCTCTCCAAATATTTCTCGACTGCATCGAATATATCGATCATTGTCAGCAGAAGCCAAGATTGTAGCAAGTTTTATGAATTTAGAACTTGTTTTTACCTAAATCTCACACGACGTAGCTCTCTCATGTCATCAAcaagttaagaattttgaataattatttgtataacttaatatgaatttgatttgatattcaTTTCGATTTTGTCGAAcaatttaagaattttgaatAAATGGATTTGAAATACATCCATCAATCCAATATAACATAAGATTATTAAAATCCAACGTAAACCCAAAtctattctatatatatatatatgcaatgtttttgtcaaaatagGAAAGTTCCTCCCAAATTActtactaaaaaaaaaatacaatatttaattagtttatttaatttttcttataaaaatAGGTGGAGTATTAAAAGTTATCACTTAAAGAAGGTTTTCTAATGGACATTAAATTACTATTTAGTAATCATAAATATTTGACCTAAATGCACGCTATTTCGAGATTGCTTTTGTATGTATGTGTCGAAAAGATATGTAAATGAGAATTGTGTAAATGTAACGTTGgactgaaatttttttatgattgtaAATTGTATGTATGTGTCCAAAAGATATAGCTGAAAACTTATTTAAGTATTAGTTTAGTTTATTTATTGATAAAATATATGTCTAAACTAAAGATAACTTTagataattaaacaaaaaaaaacacaagtttCATTTTAGATTAGACTAATTAATTACTAAGAACAATGATGTTTTGTCAATGGTGGTGAAAGATGTGGAGAAACCAAGTgataattcaaaaaaataagagGAAATAAAATGAAGTAAGACCTGAAGTGTGAATAttcaaataaacaaaataagGTCATAAGAAAAAAAGGTAAATATTAAAGTGATTAATCAACTTCAAATCAGATGATGAAAACGACATATGAAAATTAGATATTTAATCAAACaaagaagtaaaaaaaatttaaaaaataattaaaatagatattgaataattcaaaaattaaacAAAGAAAAGATTGGAGAAATTAAACCATTGTTATTTGAAATGATAGgtaaaccatgaaataatatttgttattgaataatttgtgaaaaaaattatatgtctacATTGATTTACAAATTTACAAccaatctatatatatataaaatcaaagtttttgccaaaaatagtaattttccgccaaaatgtcatttctaaaaatggaaagatatatcatgaatattgaaatatgtgcaatgcaataaatgataatttcatttattgtttgcattgattacatCAATTCTTTTagtaattcaaatttgaattttattatttttatatcaatttaaatgtaacttattatttttataacaagaggctacaattttttttcatatattttatttttttgatatagatgtattatttatattttctttattttatgggGTTCACACATATATGAAATATTCAAGCGTCCGATCATGAAAAGAGTGAAAAATATTCtcaaataatatcatatatatatatatataaacatagttTTTGTTCTATTTAAAAAGTTTCCGCCAACACTAATAtgttataaaagaaaaattgttgataattattaatatattgacctatcatattaaatatttgaaacaaataagaaataaatatgtaatgaaatgtgattttttttcaatttattttttaaaatttaaatttaaatttgatgttcTTTGAAAAGATAAACTACATTtaagtatttgcattgattatatcattctatttaattctaattatgTTTTTAAGTTGTGTGTTATTTTTATAGAGTTAATTTTTACTACTCtatatcatattaaataaaatatcaaattttaatataatattaaaattttcaactatttttaaaaataccatTAATTTTGGGTATATTAACTGCCTGtgaaatgttattattattatatatcttAATATAACTTTAATATATGTatcttaataaaaatttaatttaaatatatttaccattttcaaaaattaaataaatttattcatctaaataagtgacataaaaatttaattttcaaaaaaaattatttattatttaaaattttgataaacaaataatatatgatttttaaaatatttttttattttttatttattaataacagtttcacttaaaaaaaattaaataagtcaATTTAATGACAGAATATTGTTATCATCATTTGAGTATTATCTTAAATgacataaatattttgatatgacaactttttataataatatttaaaatttaaatatattcattatattatattaattattttaaataattattcaatcatTAATACttactaattttaataattaattatataaaacaaCACTCCGTGCATCGCACGGGTGAAATGCTAGTATTTATAATAGCACTCAAGTCCGTTGCATGTGCTTTGCTACTAATATGACTAAATATTGGAGCTGAAAACAATGTTATgtaaacaaaatataatttatctGATTAAACGAACCTCGAACAATTAATTATCTAAGTTATGCTGAAAAATGTATTATATAAGTTTTGAAGTTGATCATGCTCAaaatcaaatatacataattgcattatatatgatattatgaaaATAAGGATGGATCAGCATGATTTTTGAATAATCACTCACAATTACATATTAATGTTAACTTCGCTATTTCTAACTATcatgtttaataaattaattatcgtAAAATATAGAATTAATCAACGAttaaacaacaacaataataaagCAAAAAAATTATCGGCCATATTGAAATTTGAAATCAGTATTAACTAAAAAGACTCGTAAACAATTAATATACTCAAGAAAGTGattcatttgttttttttttaaaaaaaatcaaattcattGAATAGCCCAAATATACTTTgcacttcaaaaaaaaaaacaataattaattgaaataatttataaaaatttattatttttggctttttaattttaaaataatttataaaaatttatttttttggcttttaaattttaagtttgttacccattttatttttttttatgtataatatttaatttagtacactaatttattaatattaagtaaattattttgaaacacATAATTAAATCAAGCTAattacttaattattttatattatattatgtaaaTTGCTTAAACCTAACCACGTGCACCATCGGCCGATCCTTTCCCTGGAATTGGGATTAGGGTTCGGATTGGATAATTTCAAATATAGACAGAAAAATAGAAATGACGGTTTGTAATGCATGGAATTAATATAtagtctttttttaaaaaaaaaaaaatgaattgttTGTCTTTTTTCAATATAGATTATGCAGAAAAATTTTGTAATTCAATTCATGGAGAGTTAAATCATGAATTAAGTTCTATGAATCTAGAACTTGTTTTAAAGTTAAATTTCACACGATGTAGTAATGCCATCAACAAGTTAAGATTTTTGAATATATTGTATAACTTAATATGAAGTTGATTTGATATTCATTTCGATTTTGTCGAAcaagttaagaattttgaataAATGGATTTGAAATACATCCATCAATCCGATATAACATAAGATTATTAAAATCCAACGTAAacccaaatattattaaatattggAGCTAAAAACAATGCTATGTAAACGAAATATAATATAACCGATTAAGCGAACCTCGAAAGATTAATTATCTAAGTTATGTTGAAAAATGTATTATATAAGTTTTCAAGTTGATCATGCTCAAAATCAAATACACGTAATAGCATTATATATGATATTACGAAAATAAGGATGGATCAAcatgattttttaataatcacACACAATTAATTACATATGAATGTTTACTTCCCTATTTCTAACTATcatgtacaataatttaattattgtaaAATATACCGTTGATCAACGaataaacaacaacaataataaagCAAAAAAGTTTCACATCGTatagaaatttgaaatcaatattAACTGAAATGACTCGTAAACAATTCAATACACTCAAAGGAGTGATGGATGCGAAAAATGATGCATTAATTGATTAAAAATCTTTGTTTATATGTTGTTTAACTCGAGTTTTtcaaataaatcaatatattatcaATTGAAATATGTTGATTTATCATTCATATATCATCTTATCTCACGAGTCAAACAATAAGTTTTTCCTaattgatttagtttcatatagttttttttattttgcttccttcatttacaaaataaataagttGAAGTCTTGCAAGACGATgcgttttgttttgttttgttttaatttgtttttttaaaaaatttcaattcaTTGAATAACCCAAATATACTTTTcacttcaaaaaaataattaattgaaataattataaaaatatattattttttggcttttcaattttaaggttGTTAcccattttatgatttttttttatgtacaGTATTTAATTTAGTACAttgatttattaatataaagtaAATTATTTTGAACCACATAATTAAAGTAAGCTAattacttaattattttatattatgtaaATTGCTTAAACCTAACCACGTGCGCCAGCGGCCGGTCCTTTCCCTGGAATGGGATTAGGGTTCGGATCGGATCATTTCAGATATATAGAGAAAAATAGACATGGCGGCTTCGCTTTGTCCAGTGCGCAAGTTCTCTCGCCTTCTGTCTGAAAATGTCTGCAATTCAACAGAATCTTTCCACATCCATGGCCTCTCCGGCCTCCAGTTTCATCGCTCATTACAGCTTCGAGAACATCAAGTACCaagtttctattttttttttagagtTGAGTTTGTTTATTACGAGTGAGACGATTTCCGATTTTATTTTGTGGTGATTTGGTTGCAGGTCCACGAGTATTTCGATTCCTGGAAAATTTAAAGTGGCCGTTAAATGTGTTGCCACACCTGAGAGAACAGGTGATTTATATGTCCAGttattgaaatatatattttttcttttggaTGTAATGTATTAGAGTTATTTGGcaattttttgttgttgttgggTTCAATTTTTTTCCGTAACTTTTCTACCAATGCTTTACTTGTCTTGTCAAGGCATATATGTGCTTTCTTTGTTTTATTACATATGAACTGCTCGTAGTGTACGACTCTATTCAGTAAGCTGATTCCCAATGCTGCTTTTGATGAAGCTTACAAGACGAAAGTATCTCGGAACGAAAACATGGCTAAACTTCAAGCTGGCTACCTCTTCCCGGAGGTGCTGTTTTAAACTCCTTGAATTAAATACCTCTTAGCTATTTTTGAAGCATTACGTCTGCTggttaaacattgatttgttctCGGATGATGTCATGGCTCGATAACTGTGTGTAACTGCGTAGTTATTCGAGTGAAGTTCTTCTTTTTCTAACTCGAAAAGTTATACATGTTCACATCTCTACTTTTGCTTTTGAGTGAGAACTTAGATCTTTTACCATTTTTTATCCCTGTATTAGATTGCCAGAAGGAAAGCTGCACACATGTTGAAACATCCTGAAGCCCAAGTAATCAGCCTTGGAATTGGGGACACCACCGAGCCCATTCCCGAAGTTATAACTTCTGCAATGTCAAAGGTATTGATTGCAGTAATATTTAGGGAGCTCTTTGAATATCATGAATTGTCAAGTTTTCATAAAATTCAAAGGCAAGCTGTCGGAATTTGTAGGTTTATCCAAATAAGTTAATGTTGTCTTATGGTGGCTATTTTCTGTATCTTCAAATTTAATAATGTAGAAAATTTGTCCACAATAATGTTGTTTATAAAAAAAGCCCCTCCTGGCTAGATATTGTCTTTGTATTTCTTTGGTTACTATcttttatatgctaatttatGTGTTTTTTCTTTGAGTTGATGGAACCCTTGTGATTTCAATTTGTGTACAGAGATCATATGGGTTGTCAACTGTAGAAGGTTACAGTGGTTACGGAGCTGAACAAGGAGAAAAAGTCGGTGATTGCCTCTTTCCTTTTTTATTTGGTCCTATATCTGTGCCTAGCTTTATATTGTTATGATGCCAATTACCTACATATTGAAATTATTAAACCGCTTTCTTTCTCTCACAGTTTCTTCTGTTCGTTGTCTTCTTTTTTCGTTAATTTGTTCATCTGCTAGTTGTCTACTGCAAAGGATTTACCAGGCTTCTATGTTTTTGTCTATGTGGCAGCTAATGTCTGAAACAAAGTTTCTCTTTGTTTCTTTTTCAGCAATTGAGAGCTGCCATTGCTGCAACCTATTATGCAGACCTTGGATTAGAGGAAGGTGATATTTTTGTCTCTGACGGCGCAAAAAGTGACATTTCTCGCCTTCAGGTTTATTTTGTTCGTATGTTCTTGCCGCTATGTTTTAACTATCTACATGATTTTATCTTTGGAAATATTACTTTGTGATTGAATAATATCTGTGATGACTgctttttattaaataaagaaTTTAATTTGTGGAACGATTTTATTGTTTCTTCGAGGCAGGTTCTTTTTGGATCTAAGGTGACGATATCCGTTCAAGATCCATCATACCCGGTAAATATGTCAATGAATGCTCATATATTATTACAATAGTATGGATTATAGAGGGAAAAATGTTCTTTTTAATGTAGGCATATGTGGATTCAAGCGTGATTTTGGGTCAGACTGGGCAATTTCAGAAGGACATTGAGCAGTTTGAAAAAATTGAATACATGAAATGCACCCCAGAAAATGGTTTTTTCCCTGATTTATCCACTGTTGGTCGAACCGATGTCATATTTTTCTGTTCACCCAATAATCCGACTGGTTATGCTGCCTCAAGAGACCAGCTGACAAGACTTGTGCAATTTGCTAAAGAAAATGGATCCATCATAGTCTATGACTCTGCTTATGCTATGTATGTATCTGATGATAGTCCAAGATCCATTTTTGAAATTCCTGGAGCTAAAGAGGTTGGTTTGGAAACTGAGTTTTGCATGTAATTCTTCCATATTTGTTCTCGTCTTCTGATCTTTGTTACTTTCCTGACTTGACATTGGCTTTTGGATTTTGTTAACCGTCTTGTAGGTTGCGCTCGAAGTTTCTTCCTTTTCCAAGTACGCTGGTTTCACTGGCGTTCGGCTTGGTTGGACTGCAGTTCCAAAAGAGCTCCTGTATTCTGATGGATTTCCTGTGGCGAAAGACTTCAACCGCATCGTCTGTACTTGTTTTAATGGTGCATCTAACATTGCCCAAGGCGGTGGTGTGGCTTGCGTTTCGCCTGAAGGCATTAAGGTTAGTCCCTTCTCTCATTTCAAGATGCATACATTAGACACCCCCGAAGAGTTTGCTCCTGTAACTACAGAGGCGTGAAATTTTTAGTCCTGTTTGTTTGCGTGTATTGACTAGTCCTAAATTTATGCCTCAACTGCTACTTTTGTTCCTTATAGCTGAAATCACTCAATTTGGGAACGTGACTCATTCCTTTCTGATACTTTATTCACCTTTCAACTGAATTGAAACTGAGTTGGTGATATAGTTTTGGTCGAACTATACATACTAAACTACGCACATAGTTTTTGAAACAAATCATGCACAAATTGCAGTTTAAAATCTTCTGCCTACATCTCTAGATCTTATATCAAATGAAATAACATCCTCGCATGCCGCATCATTGACCACCTGATTTATGTATAATTCGATCAAAATTGAGGGTAATTATTTGGTATTAAAATGGCATTAATTGAACCACCCCGAAAGAGAAAATTGAGTGAAACAAAAGTGCTATTTGGAGCACATTTATAGGACACAAATTGATAGGTGATGCATGATAAACTATGCAGCGTCACTATAGTTTTGAGGTCAAAATTGCATTGTACACAAAAAGCGCATCCAATCACTGAAAGAGCGACATGACTTCTCTATTGACAGGCCATGCATGAGGTGGTCGGCTTCTACAAGGAAAACACCGGTATCATAGTCGACACGTTTGATTCTCTTGGATTTAAGGTCTACGGAGGTAAAAATGCACCGTACGTTTGGGTACACTTTCCCGGCCAAAGTTCATGGGAAGTCTTCagtgagattcttgagaagaccgATGTTGTTGTCACTCCTGGCAGTGGTTTTGGACCTGGTGGCGAAGGTTTTATCAGAGTGAGTGCCTTTGGGCACAGGGAAAATGTTTTGGAAGCCTGTAAAAGATTCAAGCAGTTGTACAAGTAAACCATACCACCTGTCTGATTAGAACAGGTACGATGGTTCGAGCCATTTGAACCTGATTTTGCAGAATCAGAGTTGATACATTTGAATACCTgtgttttaataattttaaaagttgTATTTATTTCCAAATGTTTGATGTTTTGATAATTATTAAGCAATTTGGAGCCATAGTGTACATGTCCAAAGCTGAGCTCACTCTGAAGAAgagaattaataataataacaataacaaaAAAGAGACTATCATCTACACGATGTCGCGGGTCCGAATTAGGACTTTATGGTTAGCTCTAGATTTCTAGAGAAAAAACTTGGAACTTTAATCAACATTGCTTACATGATTGTAACTGGATGTTGATTtaatattattgaaatatttataCAAGGAATTAAATCATTAACACAAAAATATTAAACAAGGTTAACatgtaggcaaaaacttgtgtgagacggtctcacgagtcgtattttgtgagacagatattttatttggatcatccatgaaaaattattacttttgagTAAGTATTTTGTGAGCCGGtctcaaaaatatttatctgttagaagggtcaatcctaccgatattcacaacaaaaagtaatattcttagcataaaaataacattttttcatggatggccaaaataagagatctgtctcacaaaatacgactcgtgagattgtttcacacaagtttttgacattattttttatgctaagagt
This window contains:
- the LOC142518687 gene encoding cyclin-dependent kinase F-4-like isoform X2 → MERYNFVEEVGSGSYGNVWKAVSKQSGEVVAIKKLKTKYRSWEQCMNLREVKTLRAMNHSNIIKLKEVILEYGDLYFVFEYMDCNLLQVMNNSRKRFSEPEVRIWCFQVFEGLAHMHQRGYFHRDLKPENLLASKDIIKIADLGMAREIDSHPLFTDYVTTRWYRAPEVLLGSPTYGPPVDMWAMGAIMAELFTLRVLFPGSSEADQLHKISCIIGSPTKNEWPEGLELAKAMNYNFPQVSGVLLSASMPGVSKDAIDLIKSLCSWNPSKRPTAIEALKHPFFQV
- the LOC142518687 gene encoding cyclin-dependent kinase F-4-like isoform X1, producing MERYNFVEEVGSGSYGNVWKAVSKQSGEVVAIKKLKTKYRSWEQCMNLREVKTLRAMNHSNIIKLKEVILEYGDLYFVFEYMDCNLLQVMNNSRKRFSEPEVRIWCFQVFEGLAHMHQRGYFHRDLKPENLLASKDIIKIADLGMAREIDSHPLFTDYVTTRWYRAPEVLLGSPTYGPPVDMWAMGAIMAELFTLRVLFPGSSEADQLHKISCIIGSPTKNEWPEGLELAKAMNYNFPQVSGVLLSASMPGVSKDAIDLIKSLCSWNPSKRPTAIEALKHPFFQSRCFVRPFLSYSDVLQSSPHPAGIEDHHIIMV
- the LOC142518849 gene encoding LL-diaminopimelate aminotransferase, chloroplastic-like, with product MSAIQQNLSTSMASPASSFIAHYSFENIKSTSISIPGKFKVAVKCVATPERTAYKTKVSRNENMAKLQAGYLFPEIARRKAAHMLKHPEAQVISLGIGDTTEPIPEVITSAMSKRSYGLSTVEGYSGYGAEQGEKQLRAAIAATYYADLGLEEGDIFVSDGAKSDISRLQVLFGSKVTISVQDPSYPAYVDSSVILGQTGQFQKDIEQFEKIEYMKCTPENGFFPDLSTVGRTDVIFFCSPNNPTGYAASRDQLTRLVQFAKENGSIIVYDSAYAMYVSDDSPRSIFEIPGAKEVALEVSSFSKYAGFTGVRLGWTAVPKELLYSDGFPVAKDFNRIVCTCFNGASNIAQGGGVACVSPEGIKAMHEVVGFYKENTGIIVDTFDSLGFKVYGGKNAPYVWVHFPGQSSWEVFSEILEKTDVVVTPGSGFGPGGEGFIRVSAFGHRENVLEACKRFKQLYK